In Streptomyces sp. NBC_01381, a genomic segment contains:
- a CDS encoding response regulator transcription factor, with product MSEIPSSGRQAPLRIFIADDHEVVRAGYAGLLATQPDFTVVGTAADGAQAVRLCRELLPDLVLMDVRMPVMDGIEATGRLAGTGTRVLILTTFDLDEHVYDALSAGAAGFLLKDVTAEHLFDAVRVVAAGEGLLAPTVTRRLIAEFARLRPGPPSGSAARLDALTPRETEVLRLIAEGLSNPEIAGRLHVSEETVKTHVSRVLGKLGLRDRTQAVVAAYETGLVVPRA from the coding sequence ATGAGTGAGATCCCGAGCAGCGGCCGCCAGGCGCCCCTGCGCATCTTCATCGCCGACGACCACGAAGTCGTCCGTGCCGGTTACGCCGGACTCCTCGCCACCCAGCCCGACTTCACCGTCGTCGGCACGGCCGCCGATGGCGCCCAGGCGGTCCGGCTCTGCCGCGAGCTGCTGCCCGACCTGGTCCTGATGGATGTCCGCATGCCGGTGATGGACGGCATCGAGGCGACCGGACGGCTCGCCGGCACCGGCACCCGCGTCCTCATCCTCACCACCTTCGACCTGGACGAGCACGTGTACGACGCGCTGAGCGCGGGCGCCGCCGGGTTCCTGCTCAAGGACGTCACCGCCGAGCACCTCTTCGACGCCGTACGCGTGGTGGCCGCGGGCGAGGGTCTGCTCGCGCCCACCGTGACCCGCCGCCTCATCGCCGAGTTCGCCCGCCTCAGGCCCGGACCGCCCAGCGGATCCGCCGCCCGACTCGACGCCCTGACCCCGCGCGAGACCGAGGTGCTGCGGCTGATCGCGGAAGGCCTGTCCAACCCGGAGATCGCGGGACGGCTGCACGTCAGCGAGGAGACCGTGAAGACCCATGTGAGCCGGGTGCTCGGCAAACTCGGCCTGCGGGACCGCACACAGGCGGTCGTGGCGGCGTACGAGACGGGGCTCGTGGTGCCAAGGGCGTAG